The following are encoded in a window of Thermoplasmatales archaeon genomic DNA:
- a CDS encoding helix-turn-helix domain-containing protein: MASWEISFKIRYDYPLIEMSERYKGSKITMWCVWEREMIHIPLGGRSLKTDIEEYVKKIGRFIEEFRPSSDGLILTLKCSCDLYKTVWQITERTHTSDVGPATYLDGWGYFRVIAFNEKDIKELFRELSKLGNVELLSKKSIHQDAIPLSVWAETFFSDLTEKQMEALSKAYDYGYYSSPRKITTESISATIGISRSTYEEHLRKAENKVIQSLMPYLKLYKSSGMKREERIIPAIPINE, translated from the coding sequence ATGGCATCGTGGGAAATTTCGTTCAAGATAAGGTACGATTATCCTCTGATCGAAATGTCTGAGAGGTACAAAGGCTCAAAAATAACAATGTGGTGCGTTTGGGAGCGAGAAATGATCCATATTCCTTTAGGTGGCAGATCTCTTAAAACTGATATAGAGGAATATGTAAAGAAAATTGGAAGATTTATCGAGGAATTCAGGCCGTCGTCAGACGGTCTTATTTTGACACTTAAGTGCAGTTGTGATCTTTACAAGACTGTCTGGCAGATTACAGAACGAACCCATACTAGTGATGTCGGTCCTGCGACCTACCTTGATGGCTGGGGTTATTTTAGAGTAATCGCATTCAATGAAAAAGACATTAAAGAGCTATTCCGTGAACTTTCTAAGCTCGGAAATGTGGAACTTCTAAGCAAGAAGAGCATTCACCAAGATGCCATCCCTTTATCTGTATGGGCGGAAACCTTTTTTTCCGATCTTACTGAAAAACAGATGGAGGCATTATCGAAGGCGTACGACTATGGTTATTATTCATCTCCTAGAAAAATTACCACTGAGTCTATTTCTGCTACCATAGGAATTTCTAGGTCAACATACGAGGAACATCTTAGAAAAGCTGAGAACAAAGTTATTCAGTCCTTGATGCCCTATCTGAAACTCTACAAGTCTTCCGGGATGAAAAGAGAGGAACGCATAATTCCGGCCATACCTATAAATGAATGA